In Nostoc sp. CENA543, a single genomic region encodes these proteins:
- a CDS encoding WD40 repeat domain-containing protein — MQHCAAGMQMDWISLLKAQQADFLQRVKKPKTYDLSLLESQVKGCHSEVMAFCGEALAKIIEFSRQQAEVLAKNPPPIPPEYPEPPDWTIPFPTYFQQQAQDYILREQIVERIISTRLGKLLKKIPQDTVQNMLLDDEGNLRGESKFTYLLTDNPKVSVQVYVADGESFNGIKKDRIRWTVTQDDLINHQVLIFLCLFYPSTGKLGYEKQAVIAGFLPSHQVGLTEPKLYVTPSNLLYAGGLSWYLESLSCKKDVQQDTLPIVIERTIPETIQTVSSDHPKKEIVGDWECWQTLRGHTKGINCLAFNSKHENGVVVPMLASGSRGETKLWDLSKGDLIDTLSEYPWVMSGLIDEVSSLAFSADGQMLISGGADSTIKMWHTGALDLIDILHKHHGVVRCVAFTPDGRMLATGGDDRKILFWDLMSRQVKAILSLDDTAAHSLALSRDGKTLVTGSYRKIKVWHTSEPWNSKNVKDKEPLHTLMGHAHIVRALAISKDAQWLVSGSWDQTIKIWHLESGKLIRTLKGHTDKVYAIALSPDEQIIASSSADQTIKLWHFDSGELLATFTGHTDIVTSLTFTSSGDMLVSGSLDKTIKIWQRS, encoded by the coding sequence ATGCAACATTGTGCCGCAGGAATGCAGATGGATTGGATTAGCTTACTCAAAGCTCAACAGGCTGACTTCCTTCAACGTGTGAAAAAACCCAAAACCTACGATTTATCTTTATTAGAAAGTCAGGTGAAAGGTTGTCACAGCGAAGTGATGGCATTTTGTGGGGAGGCTTTGGCGAAAATTATCGAATTTTCTCGCCAGCAAGCCGAAGTCCTAGCAAAAAATCCGCCTCCCATACCGCCTGAGTATCCCGAACCTCCAGACTGGACGATCCCTTTTCCCACATATTTCCAGCAACAAGCCCAAGATTATATCTTGCGGGAGCAAATTGTTGAGCGCATTATCAGCACACGTCTAGGAAAGTTACTGAAGAAAATTCCCCAAGACACTGTGCAGAATATGCTACTAGATGATGAAGGCAACTTGCGCGGTGAAAGTAAGTTTACTTACTTGTTGACAGATAACCCAAAAGTCAGCGTGCAGGTTTATGTTGCTGATGGTGAAAGTTTTAATGGCATTAAAAAAGATAGAATTCGCTGGACAGTTACCCAAGATGATTTAATCAATCATCAAGTATTAATTTTCCTGTGTTTGTTTTATCCATCCACTGGAAAATTAGGTTATGAAAAACAAGCTGTAATTGCAGGTTTTTTACCTAGTCATCAAGTCGGATTAACAGAACCAAAATTGTATGTTACTCCCAGCAATTTGTTATATGCAGGGGGTTTAAGCTGGTATTTAGAATCACTTTCTTGTAAAAAAGATGTGCAGCAAGATACCTTACCTATAGTGATTGAGAGAACTATCCCTGAAACAATTCAGACTGTATCTTCAGACCATCCAAAAAAGGAAATTGTTGGTGATTGGGAATGCTGGCAAACATTAAGAGGACATACTAAAGGGATTAATTGTTTAGCTTTTAATTCTAAACATGAAAACGGTGTGGTTGTACCAATGTTAGCGAGTGGTAGCCGTGGCGAAACTAAGTTATGGGATTTAAGTAAAGGCGATTTAATTGATACTTTGTCAGAATATCCTTGGGTGATGTCTGGACTCATTGATGAGGTGAGTTCCCTAGCTTTTAGTGCCGACGGACAAATGTTAATTAGTGGTGGTGCAGATTCCACAATTAAAATGTGGCATACCGGCGCACTAGATTTAATTGATATTCTGCACAAACATCACGGTGTAGTGCGGTGCGTCGCCTTCACGCCCGATGGACGAATGTTAGCAACTGGTGGCGATGACAGAAAAATCTTGTTTTGGGATTTGATGAGTCGTCAGGTGAAAGCTATTTTATCTTTAGATGATACAGCTGCCCATTCGTTAGCTTTAAGTCGGGATGGAAAAACCTTAGTTACCGGTAGCTATCGTAAAATCAAAGTTTGGCATACCTCGGAACCTTGGAATAGTAAAAATGTCAAAGACAAAGAGCCTTTACATACTCTCATGGGTCATGCTCACATTGTCCGGGCTTTAGCAATTAGTAAAGATGCTCAATGGCTGGTGAGTGGTAGTTGGGATCAGACGATTAAAATTTGGCATTTGGAGAGTGGGAAATTAATTCGCACCCTCAAGGGACATACAGATAAAGTGTATGCGATCGCTCTTAGTCCTGATGAACAAATTATTGCTAGTAGCAGCGCAGATCAAACTATCAAATTATGGCATTTTGACTCTGGTGAGTTATTAGCTACCTTTACAGGCCACACCGATATTGTCACATCCCTGACTTTTACCAGTTCCGGCGATATGTTGGTAAGCGGTAGTTTGGATAAAACCATCAAAATTTGGCAAAGGAGTTAG
- a CDS encoding BON domain-containing protein, which produces MKKLVTLIISGCLLIGTFGCEEGAKNAADTTNTPSANVKKTTTSTTTKSTDKSTILPISGADTKAKTTTDKTAISKADTELKTAIGKKLETGLPGNKLVIENNNGEVVIKGTASSKAELVKAEKLVKEVTGVKSVTIEAQVKAPKKS; this is translated from the coding sequence ATGAAAAAGCTAGTTACATTGATAATTAGTGGTTGCTTATTGATTGGGACTTTTGGTTGTGAAGAGGGTGCTAAAAATGCTGCGGATACTACTAATACTCCCAGCGCAAATGTTAAAAAAACTACAACAAGCACAACTACAAAATCTACTGATAAATCAACAATTCTGCCCATCAGTGGTGCAGATACTAAAGCTAAAACTACCACCGATAAAACTGCAATTAGCAAAGCTGACACAGAGTTGAAAACCGCGATCGGCAAAAAGCTAGAGACTGGTTTACCAGGTAATAAATTAGTCATCGAAAATAATAATGGTGAAGTTGTCATTAAAGGTACAGCTAGTTCTAAAGCAGAACTGGTAAAGGCTGAAAAATTAGTTAAAGAAGTTACAGGCGTGAAGAGTGTGACAATAGAAGCACAAGTAAAAGCCCCCAAAAAATCTTAA
- a CDS encoding lipoxygenase family protein, whose protein sequence is MTNSLTSATTNSNLESAREQYKYNYSYIPPIAMVDELPDGEDFSRQWLLLLAKELKVIFVNILITNRGNRGSQKIRDDVRNFILEVILKGAIPANISVIARFMQIVPQLLIRGFSTDFHELDDLLFSLIKESGLLILSDSFQRITKLLDKGKPTGHVSSLADYQKLFPVIPPPKIAKTFQNDAEFAYMRVAGYNPVMIQRVSELDERFPVTDAQYQAVMGSDDSLALAGQEGRLYLADYGIFNGGLNGSCPSYQKYLYAPLALFAVPPGSNPNRLLQPVAIQCGQNPKENPIITPKSSEYAWLIAKAIVQIADANFHEPITHLARTHLLAGIFAIATHRQLPNSHPLYVLLTPHFEGTLAINDAAQRALIAPLGGVDILLSSTIDNSRVLTVLGLQSYGFNHAMLPKQFQQRGVDDANLLPVYPYRDDGLLLWDAIHQWVADYIQIYYHTDQEIQADAYIQAWAKEVQAYDGGRLTEFGEDGKIQTREYLIDAVTLIIFTASVQHAAVNFPQKDVMGYTPAVPLAGYLPASILQGEVTEKDYLNFLPPLDQAQQQYNLLALLGSVYYNRLGEYPPQHFADPKVEPLLRSFQKNLQEIETIIQKRNSDRPPYEYLLPSKIPQSINI, encoded by the coding sequence ATGACAAATAGTCTAACTAGTGCCACAACTAATTCCAATCTAGAATCAGCTAGAGAGCAATATAAGTATAACTACAGCTACATTCCGCCGATCGCAATGGTGGATGAACTACCAGATGGGGAAGATTTCTCCCGTCAATGGTTGCTGTTGCTGGCTAAAGAGTTAAAAGTAATTTTTGTGAATATTTTGATTACCAATAGAGGTAATCGAGGTTCGCAAAAGATTCGTGATGATGTCAGAAATTTTATTCTAGAAGTTATTCTCAAAGGTGCTATACCAGCTAACATCAGTGTAATTGCTCGATTTATGCAAATTGTCCCCCAATTGTTAATTCGGGGGTTTTCTACGGATTTTCACGAACTGGACGATCTGTTATTTTCGCTAATTAAAGAAAGTGGGCTTTTAATTCTGAGTGATTCCTTCCAACGAATTACTAAACTCCTCGACAAAGGAAAACCCACAGGCCATGTGAGTAGTTTGGCGGACTATCAAAAGTTGTTTCCCGTAATTCCCCCGCCAAAGATTGCTAAAACTTTCCAAAATGATGCTGAATTTGCCTATATGCGGGTTGCTGGCTACAATCCGGTGATGATTCAGCGAGTTAGTGAGTTAGATGAACGCTTCCCCGTTACCGATGCACAATATCAAGCCGTCATGGGTAGTGATGATTCCCTTGCCCTGGCTGGTCAAGAAGGTAGACTTTATCTAGCTGACTATGGCATTTTCAACGGTGGACTCAATGGTTCATGTCCCAGCTATCAAAAGTATCTCTATGCACCTTTAGCACTGTTTGCAGTTCCTCCAGGCTCAAACCCCAATCGTCTATTACAGCCAGTGGCGATTCAATGCGGTCAAAACCCCAAGGAAAATCCCATCATCACGCCAAAATCTAGTGAATATGCTTGGTTAATTGCTAAAGCCATCGTCCAGATTGCTGATGCTAACTTTCACGAACCAATTACCCACCTTGCCAGAACACATTTATTAGCGGGGATTTTTGCGATCGCTACCCATCGTCAACTCCCCAATTCTCATCCCCTCTACGTGCTTCTCACGCCCCATTTTGAAGGCACTTTAGCCATTAATGATGCCGCCCAACGCGCCCTAATTGCACCTTTGGGTGGGGTAGATATTTTGCTTTCATCTACTATTGATAACTCTCGTGTCTTAACTGTGCTAGGTCTGCAAAGCTATGGCTTTAATCATGCCATGTTGCCGAAACAATTCCAGCAACGGGGTGTAGATGATGCCAATCTTTTACCTGTATATCCTTATCGGGATGATGGTTTATTACTGTGGGATGCAATTCATCAATGGGTTGCCGATTACATTCAAATTTACTACCACACAGACCAAGAAATTCAAGCCGACGCATATATTCAAGCTTGGGCAAAAGAGGTACAGGCTTATGATGGTGGTCGCCTCACAGAGTTTGGTGAAGATGGCAAAATTCAGACCAGGGAATATTTAATTGATGCCGTCACCTTAATTATTTTTACCGCCAGCGTCCAACACGCCGCCGTCAACTTTCCCCAAAAAGATGTCATGGGTTATACTCCAGCCGTACCCTTAGCAGGTTATTTACCCGCCTCCATTCTTCAAGGGGAAGTTACAGAAAAAGACTATCTCAACTTTTTACCACCATTAGACCAAGCCCAACAGCAATATAATCTACTCGCCTTACTAGGTTCTGTTTATTACAACAGACTAGGGGAATACCCGCCCCAACATTTTGCTGATCCTAAAGTCGAACCCTTATTGCGATCGTTCCAAAAGAACTTACAAGAGATCGAAACCATCATCCAAAAGCGTAACAGCGATCGCCCACCCTACGAATATCTCCTACCCTCAAAAATTCCTCAAAGCATCAATATCTAA
- a CDS encoding alkaline phosphatase family protein — translation MTNKILVCKKYQEVMRISTQYRQWLLIFLCVIALIAACTPFLLEKRNQPASPHNAIIFVADGLRPGTVNSTDMPTLSAIQQQGVNFTNTHSLFPTFTTANASAIATGHYLGDTGDFSNVIKVKAPVKSAKNSLVPFLENNAVLKEVNQQFGANYLNETSLLATAKAADFSTAAVGKVGPVLIQDVTQATSTPTIIIDDATGTSTGIPLSPEITTLLTKNSLPLATPKRGENGKSGDKETPGTKVANTIQQQYFADVTTKVILPLFQQRQKPFVLVYWSRDPDGTQHNQGDSLNQLIPGINGATVQAARQNVDKNLAQIQTALQDLGLAATTNIFVTADHGFSTISKESKTSYAASLSYPDVPSGFLPPGFLAIDLAHGLKLSLFDPDHQNHPINPTQGQHPQNAIIGQQPNQPEVIVAANGGSDLIYLPTGNKALANKIVEVLLQQDYVSGLFVDDALGKISGTLPLSAVMLKGTALTPVPSIVVNFRSFDTGCAEPTACGAEVADTTLQQGQGMHGSFSRADTYNIMAAIGPDFKSGYQDLAPVSNADVAPTLAQVLRLKLINKGKLVGRVLSEALIGGETNLKFSTKVLESQTAANGLKTILKYQILDGLRYFDTAGFPGQTLGVEKS, via the coding sequence TTGACTAATAAAATCTTGGTGTGTAAAAAATACCAAGAGGTTATGCGAATTTCTACACAATATCGTCAATGGCTACTGATTTTCCTGTGTGTGATTGCACTCATAGCGGCTTGTACACCATTTTTGCTGGAAAAACGCAACCAGCCAGCCAGCCCACATAATGCAATTATCTTTGTTGCTGATGGTCTGCGTCCTGGGACTGTTAATAGTACAGATATGCCAACTTTGTCTGCAATCCAACAACAGGGAGTAAATTTTACTAACACACACTCATTATTTCCCACATTTACCACAGCTAATGCTTCAGCGATCGCTACCGGTCACTATCTCGGCGACACTGGCGATTTTAGTAATGTGATTAAAGTCAAAGCACCTGTAAAAAGTGCCAAAAATAGCCTAGTTCCTTTTTTGGAAAATAACGCTGTTCTGAAGGAGGTTAACCAACAGTTTGGGGCTAATTATCTGAATGAAACCTCTTTACTGGCGACGGCGAAAGCCGCAGATTTCAGTACCGCAGCCGTGGGAAAAGTCGGCCCTGTGTTAATTCAAGATGTCACCCAAGCCACCAGCACACCCACAATTATTATTGATGATGCAACTGGAACATCAACAGGAATTCCCCTCAGCCCAGAAATCACTACACTATTAACAAAAAATTCTCTCCCCCTCGCCACTCCAAAACGGGGTGAAAATGGTAAATCTGGAGATAAAGAAACCCCAGGGACAAAGGTAGCTAACACTATTCAACAGCAATATTTTGCAGATGTGACCACTAAAGTTATTTTGCCTTTATTTCAACAACGTCAAAAACCTTTTGTCTTAGTCTACTGGTCGCGTGACCCCGACGGCACACAACACAATCAAGGTGATAGCCTCAATCAACTGATCCCTGGTATTAATGGTGCAACTGTACAAGCCGCCAGGCAAAATGTAGACAAGAACTTGGCGCAAATTCAGACTGCACTCCAGGATTTAGGTTTAGCTGCTACTACTAATATATTCGTCACGGCTGACCACGGTTTTTCAACTATTAGCAAGGAGAGTAAAACCAGTTATGCGGCGAGTCTCTCTTATCCAGATGTCCCCTCTGGGTTTCTCCCCCCTGGTTTTTTAGCTATAGATTTAGCCCACGGCTTAAAGTTATCTTTATTTGACCCAGATCATCAAAATCATCCCATTAACCCCACCCAGGGACAACATCCGCAAAATGCAATTATCGGTCAACAACCCAACCAACCAGAAGTCATAGTGGCTGCAAATGGTGGTTCAGATTTAATCTACTTACCGACAGGAAATAAAGCCTTGGCAAACAAGATTGTCGAAGTGCTGCTACAACAAGATTATGTCAGTGGTTTATTTGTTGATGATGCTTTGGGTAAAATTTCTGGGACTTTACCTTTAAGTGCTGTGATGTTGAAAGGAACAGCACTTACCCCTGTACCTTCAATTGTGGTAAATTTCCGTTCTTTTGATACTGGTTGTGCAGAACCAACAGCCTGCGGTGCGGAAGTGGCGGATACTACTTTACAGCAGGGTCAGGGAATGCACGGAAGCTTTAGCCGTGCTGATACTTACAATATTATGGCGGCGATCGGCCCTGATTTTAAGTCAGGATATCAAGATTTAGCTCCCGTCAGTAATGCTGATGTGGCACCAACTTTAGCGCAAGTGCTACGTCTGAAGTTAATTAACAAAGGTAAATTAGTAGGTCGGGTGTTAAGTGAAGCTTTAATTGGTGGCGAGACAAATTTAAAATTTAGTACCAAAGTTTTAGAATCTCAAACGGCTGCTAATGGCTTAAAAACAATTCTCAAGTATCAAATTTTAGATGGTTTACGGTATTTTGATACCGCAGGATTTCCTGGTCAAACTTTAGGGGTAGAAAAAAGTTGA
- a CDS encoding Arc family DNA-binding protein: protein MGQKKRFLLRVDEKLYELLEKWSADELRSVNSQIEYLLTEAVKKAGRWKDSQNQSIDE from the coding sequence ATGGGACAAAAAAAACGATTTTTGTTACGTGTAGATGAAAAGCTGTATGAACTACTGGAGAAATGGTCAGCCGATGAATTAAGAAGTGTAAATTCACAAATTGAGTATCTGTTGACTGAAGCAGTAAAGAAAGCTGGACGATGGAAAGATAGTCAAAATCAATCAATAGACGAGTAA
- a CDS encoding cytochrome P450, with protein MQLQEKVLKAHDRQVRLASILAKVGNTSPIGRFLRLIVYYLEAAVMLRNWRNFLYIRKDNIGEKFFAVDQAVIHTSFSEVKKLMQTQPQLRGNDLGIIRILAPSYLLNNPLSLGMNGQEHQGARALFSEALPDPLEVSELLGELVNQNLADAAKKGELHIGNDLPEMLIRILHRLVFEITLTEEEVKASKGFVNDIAIASLPNFVVKYLLAFRTAPTIKHRQHLIERYKQSPRWAALLETGSKYQLNEHQIGNTLFDMIHIAGTAGTSALLGSVIGVLTLKEDIRNHVISEVNTIWNNQETFNKYSLENATLTEKVILETARLYPPVRFVSQLATQAGEITVKETKCPFQKGTRLIGSVFTANRDTNRYENPDSFDITRDFSDNLSWNSHGHERICPGRSLSIGIIKTFCLHLLQKYQWQSSTEAKWDFDNVTAVTPNDLVLQEFTQKP; from the coding sequence ATGCAACTCCAAGAAAAAGTCCTCAAAGCCCACGATCGCCAAGTCCGACTTGCATCTATTCTGGCTAAAGTCGGTAATACTAGCCCCATCGGTAGATTTTTACGGTTAATTGTCTATTACCTAGAAGCCGCAGTTATGCTAAGAAACTGGCGGAATTTTCTCTATATCCGCAAAGACAATATCGGAGAGAAATTTTTTGCCGTAGATCAAGCTGTTATTCATACTTCTTTCTCGGAAGTCAAAAAGTTGATGCAGACTCAACCGCAACTTAGGGGTAATGATTTAGGCATCATTAGAATCCTTGCGCCTAGCTATCTGCTCAATAATCCCCTGAGTTTAGGGATGAATGGTCAAGAACATCAAGGGGCGCGGGCGTTATTCTCCGAAGCCTTGCCTGATCCTTTAGAAGTATCAGAGTTATTGGGAGAACTAGTCAATCAAAATTTGGCAGATGCAGCCAAAAAAGGTGAACTACATATTGGTAATGATTTGCCAGAAATGCTGATCAGGATTCTGCACCGACTGGTGTTTGAGATCACATTAACGGAAGAAGAGGTTAAAGCTTCCAAAGGTTTTGTTAATGATATAGCGATCGCATCTTTGCCCAATTTCGTCGTCAAGTATTTACTCGCATTTAGAACCGCCCCAACTATTAAACATCGTCAGCATTTAATTGAGCGATATAAACAATCTCCTAGATGGGCAGCTTTGTTAGAGACAGGTTCTAAATATCAATTAAATGAACACCAAATTGGTAACACCTTATTTGACATGATTCATATTGCCGGTACAGCCGGGACAAGTGCGTTATTAGGTTCAGTAATTGGTGTGCTTACCCTCAAAGAAGATATTAGAAATCATGTTATCTCTGAGGTCAATACTATCTGGAATAATCAAGAAACATTCAACAAATATTCCCTAGAAAATGCCACACTCACCGAAAAAGTAATTTTAGAAACAGCCCGTCTGTATCCCCCCGTGCGATTTGTCAGTCAACTCGCCACTCAAGCTGGAGAAATTACCGTTAAGGAAACAAAATGCCCATTTCAAAAAGGAACACGGTTAATTGGTTCTGTCTTCACAGCTAACCGCGATACCAATAGATACGAAAATCCTGATAGTTTTGATATCACGCGAGATTTTTCTGATAATTTATCGTGGAATAGCCACGGACATGAGCGAATTTGTCCCGGCAGATCCTTATCAATTGGCATCATTAAAACATTCTGTCTACATCTTTTACAAAAATATCAATGGCAATCATCAACAGAAGCTAAATGGGATTTTGATAACGTTACAGCCGTTACTCCTAATGATTTAGTTCTGCAAGAATTCACTCAAAAACCCTAG